ATGCCCTGCTGCATCGCCAGGCCGACTATTTAGACCTCGACTTTGTGCTGCCTGAGCGGGCGATCGCCACCGCGAAGTCCATTGCCCAGCACTACAGCGCCGGTTTTGTGGTGCTCGACACTGAGCACCAGATTGCGCGGGTGGTGTTTCCCCATGCCACGGTTGACTTTGCCCAACAGGTGGGGCCAACGATTTACTCCGACCTGCATCGGCGCGACTTTACGATCAATGCGATCGCCTACAGTCCCCATAGCGAAACCCTGCTTGACCCCCTAGATGGCTGCGCCGATCTGGCCCGCAAAACCCTCTGCATGGTCGCTGCTGAAAACCTTAAAGACGATCCCCTGCGGCTGCTACGGGCCTACCGCCAGGCCGCTCAGCTAGGCTTTAGCCTCGATCCCACAACTCAGCAAACCATTCGCGGGCTGGCCCCGGCACTGGGGCGCATGGCGGCTGAGCGAGTGCGCGGCGAGCTAGACTGCCTGCTCAGTCAACCCGAGGGGTCTGTCCTGCTGGGTCTGGCCTGGCAGGACGGCCTACTGCAAGCCTGGCTGCCCGAGGTCGATCGCCTCCATCTGGACCGCCTGGCCACCATCGATCAACTGGCTGCCCAGTACCACGAGCGCTGGCCCGATTTTTCGTACCTGCTGCACAGCTGGGTCAAGGAACAGACCACCCCCGGCCTGCACCGCAGCTGGCTAAAGGCGGTCAAGCTCAGTCAGCTGCTGCCCCCTGACCTGACCAGTGCCGAGACGACCCTGGCAAAACTCAAATACAGCCGCGCCGAGCAGCAGGCGGTGCTAAGCATTCTTAGGGGCTGGCAGTACCTACATCAGCACCAGAGCGATACCCTCCTACTTCCTGGCCAGCAATATCAGTTATTCAAAACTGCCGGGGCGGGCTTTGGCGGCGTTGCCCTGCTGAGTCTGGCTTACGGCATGCCCGAGGCCTTGATTTTGCCGCTGGTGGAGCGATACCTCACTCCCAACGACCCCGTTGCTCATCCCCAACCTCTAGTTACAGGCAAAGACCTGGTGCAAGGACTTGCCCTCAAACCAGGTCCTAAAATTGGTGAACTGCTAGAGGCGGTTCATCTTGCCCAGGCTGAGGGGCTAGTGAGCAGCCGCGAAGAGGCCCTAGAGTGGGTCAAGCGGCAGCTCTAGCCCCAGGCGTTTAGCTACCTGAGGTAGCGTCAGAGGCAGGCTCAGCCGCTTCTTCAACGCTGGTTTCGGCTTCAGAGGCGTCAACTGCGTCGGGGGTCTCTTCAACGGTTACTTCGGGATCGGCCTTTTCAACAGCAGCTTCGGCGTCAACCTCTTCGCTGGTGGCTTCGGCGTCAGCAGGAGCTTCTGCCTCGGCGTCAACGGTGCCAGTGGTCTCTTCGGCGGCCGCTTCAGGGGCAATATCTTCGGCGCTAGGCTCTTCGGTTACCGCTTCAGAGTCGGCTTCTTCAACGGCAGTTTCTTCGGTCGCTGCTTCGGAGTCAACTTCTTCAGCGGTGGTTTCTTCAGTCGCCGCTTCAGCGTCAGATTCTTCGGTCAGAATGTCAGGGGTGGCGGCTTCGATCCCAGCCTCACGCTCGGCATCGAGTTCAGCTTCGATCGCCTCGACATCAACTACGGGAGCAGCATCAGGGGTGGCGGCTTCGATCCCAGCTTCGCGCTCGGCATCGAGTTCAGCTTCGATTGCTTCAACGTCAACCGTGGGGGTAGCGGCTTCGGTCTCAGGGGCAACGGCTTCAGTGTCTTCAGTTAACGTTTCGGCCTTGGGGTCTTCGGCCTGGACAGGCAGGCCTATTGCCAGGCCAGCGAGGGTGAGGCTACCGGCAGCGAGGGCAAGCTTACGGTAAATCGTCATCATGTCTCTCCTGAAAAAGCGTCTTCCAATGCGATGGGAGGTCAGCACTACAAATGTGCTACAAAAACTACTCCCAACGCTTGGTGAACTTATCACAGGGTTTGGGGCACAGCCAAAGGTGTTAAGAAAGAAGTATGAAGTTTTGATTAAGCGATTGGAATATCTTTGATTAAGGCTCCGGTCGGGAACTTCTGCCGCAGTCAAACCATCTAAGGGTGATCGTCTGCCGTCGCTTTAGTTAAGAAACATTAAAAAAGGCTACATTACCCAAGAAGGCAGTCTAAGCCGCAACCGCATTTTTTTGGGAATGCTGAGCATTGGTAAAGCTGGTTTCAACCGTTCTTTGATCAGCCTGAACTAACCCCGTCTACCCATTTCTTGCCACCCATGACTATTGCTTCAACTTCGACCCCTCAATACGGCGATCGCGCCATTCTTCAAGCCAACGTAGACCCGCTGGAGAAATGGCCCAACCCCTCGGAGAATGTTTATGTCATTCACCTAGAGCACCCAGAATTTACGGCGCTGTGCCCACGATCGGGCTACCCAGACTTTGGCACCATTGTGGTGGACTATTGCCCAGGGCCTTGGGTGGTGGAGCTAAAGGCGTTTAAGCTCTATATCAACAGCTTTCGCGATCAGCGCATCAGCCACGAAAACGCAGCCAACCAGATCGCCGATCGCCTGTGGAATGAGCTACAGCCCCAAGGGTTGCGGGTGATTGGCGACTACACCCGTCGCGGCGGCGTAAAGACAGTGATTACGGTCAAAAAGGGCAGCTGTGAGGAATTTGGGCCTTATACCCCCAATATGCTCTAAAGCTTGATCGGGCAGAAGCTAGGATTTTGAAGGCCGAAGCGTTCTGGGGGTATAGGGCGACAATTAGCTCAGATTGCTTAGGTCGTCGAGATCGTCAAGCAAGTCGTCAGAGTTGGATTTTGGTGCAGGCGTGTTGAGCAGGGCGTCAAGATCGAGATCGTTGGCGTTAAAGTCGTCGTCCAGGCTAAATTCATCGACTTGACCGCTGTCTGCTTCACCTTCTAATAGAGCAGCCAAGCCAAATTCCTCCTCACCTAACCCAGACGAGGCCGTCTCAGGAGCAAACTCATCTAAAGCAAACTCCGGGCTGGGTTCTGAAACAGGTTCGTTGAGTAGGGCGTTGAGATCGAGACTGTCAGCGCTAAAGTTGTCGTCTAGACTAAGTTCATCGATTTGACCGCTATCGGTTTCGTTTTCGAGCAGACCAGCTAAGCCAAAGTTACTTTCGTCTGATGTTGGTGCTGCCTCAGTCGTAAGCTCGTCTCCAACAAACTCGGAACTGGGTTCTAAGACAGGTTCATTGAGTAGGGCATTTAGATCGAGACTGTCGGCGTTAAAGTCGGTGTCTAGACCCAGATCATCGGTTTGACCACCGTATGTTTCATCTTCGAGCAGGCTAGCCAAGCCAAAATCGCTTTGATCCGATGACGGTGCTGCCTCAGTCGTAAGCTCATCTACAGCAAACTCGGAACTGGGTTCTGAGACAGGTTCATTGAGCAGGGTATTGAGATCGAGACTGTCGGCGTTAAAGTCGTTGTCTAGATCCAGAGCATCGGCCTGACCACCGTATGTTTCATCTTCGAGCAGGTTAGCCAAGCCAAAATCGCTTTGATCCGATGACGGTGCTGCCTCAGTTGCAAGCTCATCTACAGCAAATTCGGAACTAGGCTCTGAGACAGGTTCATTGAGATCGAGACTGTCAGCGCTAAAGTCGGTGTCTGGACCCAGAGCATCGGCTTGACCACTGTATGTTTCATCTTCAAGCAGACCAGCTAGGCCAAAGTCGTTGGCGTCTAGTGTCGGTGCTGCCTCGGGACCCAACTCGTCCACAACAAACTCGGAACTGGGCTCTGAAGCGGGGTCGTTGAGTAGGGCATTGAAATCGAGACTGTCAGCGTCAACCTCAGGCTCTAGGCCAAAATCGTCGATTTGGCTGTTGTCTGCTTCGCTCTCTTCGAGGCTGGCTAGGCTAAAGTCGCCCACTGCTGACCCTGGCGAGGGCGGCTCGGGGGAAAATTCGGCAGCGTCATCAAAATTCAGCTCAGATAGATCAGAGATGGTGTCTGGCTCTGATGTATTGAATGCATTTACGTTGAGCTCATCGCTGTCAATGTCAGTGCCTAGGCCCCAATCATCAACTTGATCACTAGCTGTCTCACTTTCCAGCATTACAGCCAGAGCTGGGTCTTCTTCATCTACTGCCGGTGAGGGCACTGCTGAGGAAAACTCGTTCATATCTAGGCTGATCTCGCTGTCCGCTATCAGAGCAGCTTCGTCGGCGATCGCAATTTCTGGCGGCATAGCCTCTTCGAGCATGGCCATGTCCA
This sequence is a window from Leptolyngbya subtilissima AS-A7. Protein-coding genes within it:
- a CDS encoding CCA tRNA nucleotidyltransferase produces the protein MASEKSALSPKTWPFSVSLLPQQAYLVGGSVRDALLHRQADYLDLDFVLPERAIATAKSIAQHYSAGFVVLDTEHQIARVVFPHATVDFAQQVGPTIYSDLHRRDFTINAIAYSPHSETLLDPLDGCADLARKTLCMVAAENLKDDPLRLLRAYRQAAQLGFSLDPTTQQTIRGLAPALGRMAAERVRGELDCLLSQPEGSVLLGLAWQDGLLQAWLPEVDRLHLDRLATIDQLAAQYHERWPDFSYLLHSWVKEQTTPGLHRSWLKAVKLSQLLPPDLTSAETTLAKLKYSRAEQQAVLSILRGWQYLHQHQSDTLLLPGQQYQLFKTAGAGFGGVALLSLAYGMPEALILPLVERYLTPNDPVAHPQPLVTGKDLVQGLALKPGPKIGELLEAVHLAQAEGLVSSREEALEWVKRQL
- the queF gene encoding preQ(1) synthase: MTIASTSTPQYGDRAILQANVDPLEKWPNPSENVYVIHLEHPEFTALCPRSGYPDFGTIVVDYCPGPWVVELKAFKLYINSFRDQRISHENAANQIADRLWNELQPQGLRVIGDYTRRGGVKTVITVKKGSCEEFGPYTPNML